A single window of Nicotiana tomentosiformis chromosome 1, ASM39032v3, whole genome shotgun sequence DNA harbors:
- the LOC104097643 gene encoding uncharacterized protein produces the protein MECNKDDALRAKEIAERKLLAKDFSVAKKFALKAQILNPGLEGISQMLVILEVHIAAESKVNGEGNFYGILGVSPKADDEAIRKQYRKLALMLHPDKNKSFGAEGAFKHVSEAWSLLSDKNKKLVYDNRNASVLQQRVEAENEDSSSQQNRQNGFHDFAKNAATASRARPPKGNSNVNKKSSSSGTKERRTFWTVCYRCKMQYEYMRMYLNHNLLCPNCHEAFYAVETTAPSNGSKKSNSQQQENLYHRDMKKDAPTTGRDSSSTPNAGSSDFQWSPFSKTSVHASSVQAANMVQQAYQKVKRERQEAQTATKREEALRRKNKRPRPSGTISAAQFNASKRKKGIDDHSKVRHSWESAGASTASPAETERLSNEKEASRYDVKNLLMEKAKKEILKKLSEQGSTTVTASTSSSEVILTNVAKERKNHGLEFDVREDHDAACEQVVTETKVFAIRSCSENFDKYLDNEPVECMSIDVPDSDFHNFDNDRVESCFGPDQVWAAYDDSDGMPRYYAMILQAVSLNPFKARISWLNSNISNETGSLYCVNSVPRTCGYFRRARHEIRSSVNCFSHKVRWTKGPGDSIQVFPRKGEVWALYRNWSLEWNEFTEDGVIRKYDLIEVLEDFNEEGVVVIPLVKVSGFKTVFHKHLNPREIRIIPSEEMCRFSHQISSYLLTGKEGPNSPKGCRELDPAAMPGELLEVIQEIECTDAEGIGAENTIGGTGARSSNLMEETSSSTEVIILD, from the coding sequence ATGGAGTGCAACAAAGATGATGCTTTGAGGGCTAAAGAAATTGCAGAGAGGAAATTGTTGGCTAAGGACTTTTCGGTGGCGAAAAAGTTTGCTTTAAAGGCCCAAATTTTGAATCCTGGACTTGAGGGAATTAGTCAAATGTTGGTGATACTCGAAGTGCATATTGCTGCTGAGAGCAAAGTTAATGGTGAAGGAAACTTCTATGGAATCCTTGGTGTTAGTCCGAAAGCTGATGACGAGGCGATAAGGAAACAATATAGGAAATTAGCTCTCATGCTTCATCCTGATAAGAATAAGTCATTTGGGGCTGAAGGAGCTTTTAAGCACGTTTCAGAAGCGTGGAGCTTATTGTCTGATAAGAACAAGAAATTAGTTTACGACAACAGAAATGCTAGTGTCTTGCAGCAGAGAGTTGAAGCTGAAAATGAAGATTCTTCTTCGCAGCAAAATAGGCAGAATGGTTTTCACGATTTTGCAAAGAATGCTGCTACTGCTTCGCGAGCGAGGCCTCCAAAGGGTAATAGTAATGTCAATAAAAAGAGTTCATCATCTGGAACGAAGGAGCGTCGGACATTTTGGACTGTTTGCTATCGGTGCAAGATGCAGTATGAGTATATGCGGATGTATCTTAACCATAATCTTCTGTGTCCCAATTGTCATGAAGCCTTCTATGCTGTTGAAACAACAGCACCGTCCAATGGCTCAAAGAAGTCTAATTCTCAGCAGCAAGAGAACTTGTACCACCGGGATATGAAAAAGGATGCACCAACTACAGGAAGAGACAGTTCAAGCACACCAAATGCGGGGTCTTCTGACTTCCAGTGGAGCCCATTTTCAAAAACTTCTGTTCATGCATCTTCTGTTCAAGCAGCTAATATGGTTCAGCAAGCATATCAGAAAGTAAAACGAGAGCGTCAAGAAGCACAGACGGCGACGAAAAGAGAGGAGGCATTGAGAAGGAAAAATAAAAGGCCAAGACCAAGTGGAACTATATCAGCTGCACAGTTTAATGCTTCCAAGAGGAAAAAAGGCATAGACGACCATAGTAAGGTAAGGCATAGTTGGGAATCTGCTGGAGCCAGCACAGCTAGTCCAGCTGAAACTGAAAGGTTGAGTAATGAAAAGGAGGCATCCCGCTATGATGTCAAAAATTTGCTGATGGAGAAGGCCAAGAAGGAAATATTGAAAAAGTTAAGTGAACAGGGCTCAACTACTGTTACCGCATCTACGTCTTCAAGCGAGGTAATTTTAACCAACGTAGCTAAGGAGAGGAAAAATCATGGCTTGGAATTTGATGTCAGAGAAGATCATGATGCAGCTTGTGAACAAGTTGTAACTGAAACCAAAGTCTTTGCAATTAGGTCTTGTTCTGAAAATTTTGACAAGTACTTAGATAATGAACCTGTTGAGTGTATGTCGATAGATGTTCCAGATTCAGATTTCCACAATTTTGATAATGATAGAGTAGAAAGTTGTTTTGGACCTGACCAAGTCTGGGCTGCATATGATGACAGTGATGGGATGCCTCGGTATTATGCCATGATTCTTCAGGCGGTTTCTCTAAATCCATTCAAGGCCAGAATCAGTTGGTTAAATTCAAACATCAGTAATGAAACGGGCTCACTATACTGTGTTAATTCTGTTCCGAGAACATGTGGATACTTCAGAAGAGCCAGGCACGAAATTAGAAGCTCTGTTAACTGCTTCTCACACAAGGTCAGATGGACAAAAGGCCCGGGTGATTCAATTCAAGTATTTCCTCGGAAGGGGGAAGTTTGGGCTTTATACAGAAACTGGTCTCTAGAATGGAATGAGTTTACAGAGGATGGTGTAATACGCAAATATGATTTGATTGAAGTACTTGAAGATTTTAATGAGGAAGGTGTGGTAGTTATTCCTCTCGTCAAAGTTTCTGGCTTCAAGACGGTGTTCCACAAGCATTTGAACCCCAGGGAAATAAGAATAATTCCTAGTGAAGAAATGTGCCGATTTTCTCATCAGATTTCATCCTACTTGCTTACGGGAAAAGAAGGCCCAAATTCTCCCAAGGGTTGTCGAGAGTTGGATCCAGCAGCTATGCCCGGAGAACTTCTTGAAGTAATACAAGAAATTGAATGCACCGATGCTGAAGGAATCGGGGCAGAAAATACAATTGGTGGTACAGGAGCAAGGAGTAGCAATTTGATGGAAGAAACTTCCAGCTCCACGGAAGTTATAATATTAGATTGA